In Symphalangus syndactylus isolate Jambi chromosome 6, NHGRI_mSymSyn1-v2.1_pri, whole genome shotgun sequence, a genomic segment contains:
- the LOC129483965 gene encoding exonuclease GOR-like: MLRATAPCWFPPGYPEAKKAAEEAALEAPEFPLPSHQPAQSFGLWVPQMYKRASASVGIQTEPENTGPAVPPAWPEMVTEAWCFPAQRGSACCLPAAPKLAERPSAVRISAPRERKRIAHFHSPCLATGATDAKRTRVASGSQRSNGSKVGRQPRKTRNRSGMADKTSTTISSKRIVRRPSLAPLKKPIILRSSGCQVPTVIRRGYLQLFTKECLKFCASKQEAEEKALNEEKAAYDCSPNKNVYLNVVLNTLKRLKGLTPSSMPGLSRAALYSRLQEFLLTQDQLKENGYPFPHPEQPGGAVLFTGQGKGPGDSSCRVCCRCGTEYLVSSSGRCVRDQLCYYHWGRVRSSQVAGGRVSQYTCCAAAPGSVGCQVAKQHVRDGRKDSLDGFVKTLEKECSTDAYPGIYALDCEMCYTTHGLELTRVTVVDADMRVVYDTFVKPDNEIVDYNTRFSGVTEADVANTSITLPKVQAILLSFFSAQTILIGHSLESDLLALKLIHSTVVDTAVLFPHYLGFPYKRSLRNLAADYLGHIIQDSQDGHNSSEDANACLQLVMWKVRQRAQIQRCQRSASPAALACP; this comes from the coding sequence atgttgcgagccacagctccctgctggttcccacctggctatccagaagcgaagaaggcggccgaggaggcggccctcgaggctccagaattcccactgccctctcatcagcctgcccagagcttcgggctctgggtgccccagatgtacaagcgggcctcagcatctgtggggatccagacggagcccgagaatacgggtccggctgtgccccctgcgtggcccgagatggtgacggaggcttggtgcttccccgcgcagcggggatcggcctgctgcctgccagccgccccaaagctggcagagagaccctccgcagtccgcatctcagcccccagggagaggaagaggatcgcccactttcacagcccttgcttggccaccggtgccacagatgccaagagaacccgggtggccagcggaagccaacgctccaatggctccaaggtcggcagacagccacggaagacgcgcaacaggtcggggatggcagacaagacctccaccaccatcagctctaagcggatcgtccgtcgtccatccttagcgcctttgaagaaacccattatcctccgaagctcggggtgccaagtccccaccgtcatccgccgaggctatctccaactgttcaccaaagagtgtctcaagttctgcgcctccaagcaggaggccgaggagaaggcgctgaacgaggagaaggcggcctacgactgcagccccaacaagaacgtgtacctgaacgtggtcctgaacaccctcaagaggctgaagggcctgacccccagctccatgcccggcctcagcagggccgccctgtacagccgcctccaggagttcctgctcacccaggaccagctcaaggagaacggctaccccttcccgcaccccgagcagcccggaggcgccgtcctcttcactggccaggggaaggggcccggcgactcctcctgcagggtctgctgccgttgtggcaccgagtacctggtgtcctcctcgggccgctgtgtacgcgaccagttgtgttattatcactgggggcgggtccgctcgagccaagtggctggaggccgggttagccagtacacctgctgtgcagcggctcctggctccgtgggctgccaggtggcaaagcagcacgtgcgggacggccgcaaggacagcctcgatggcttcgtgaagaccttggagaaagagtgttccacagacgcttatccagggatctacgccttggactgtgagatgtgctacaccacgcacggcctggagctgacccgcgtcaccgtggtggacgccgacatgcgagtggtgtacgacaccttcgtcaagcccgacaacgagatcgtggactacaacaccaggttctccggagtgaccgaggccgacgtcgccaacacgagcatcacgttgcccaaagtccaagccatcctgctgagctttttcagcgcccaaaccatcctcatcgggcacagcctggagagcgatctgctggccctgaagctcatccacagcaccgtggtggacacggccgtgctcttcccgcactacctgggtttcccctacaagcgctccctcaggaatctcgcggccgactacctgggacacatcatccaggacagccaggacgggcacaactccagcgaggacgcaaacgcctgcctgcagctggtgatgtggaaggtccgacagcgcgcccagatccagcgatgccagcggtccgcctctcccgccgccctggcctgtccttag